Genomic segment of Tomitella fengzijianii:
CCGAGGAGATGAACGAGAACGCACGCCCCGACATGTAGTCCGAGGAGCCCGAGCACCAGAAGCCGATGTCGCGGCGGGTGATGCCCAGATCCTTGTAGAGCTGCTGGAAGATCGGCACCAGCATCTCGGTGCCGTTGGTGGTGCTGTAGCTGTGGCGCACGGACGGCGACTGGCAGAAGGCGACCACGGCGACGTCGTCGTCGGTGACGGTCTCGGGTGTCAGCGCGGCCGGACGCGCGGCGGAGGTTGTCGATGTCATGTGTGCGTGCTCCCCGTTCACAGGTGCTCGGCGTAGGACTCGTACGGCGCGTCGGGTTCGCCGGAGGGCTCGAAGTGCTCGATGTTGCCCGTCGACGGGATCCACTCCTCGCGCGGCTTCCACACCGCGCGCACGCGCATGCCCATGCGCACCTCGGCCGGGTCGCAGCCCAGTACCAGGTGCAGCAGGGGGATGTCCGCGCCGTCCAGGAGGATGTAGGCGCCGACGTAGGGCGGCTTGATCTTCTGCCCGATGAACGGCACGTTGACGATGCAGAAGGTGGTGACGGTGCCGGTGTCGGACACCTCCACCTCTTCGCTGGTGGGCACCCCGTGGGTGGGGCTGGCGCCGCGCGGCGGCACGTACACCTTGCCGGTCTCGGGGCAGCGCTGGCCCACCACGCGGCCCTCGGCGATGGCGCGCAGGTAACTGCTCTCCTCCACAGAGGCGGAGTGCTGCACCGTCATCTCGAACGGGGTGACGAGGATCTGCAGCGGGTCCTGGTCGAGGAACGCCGTGAGCGCCTCGCCGGCGAGCGGCTCCGGATCCGCGGCGGCTTCCTCTCCGTGGCCGCCGTCGGCCCCGCCCTCCGGCGTGAAGTGGACGATGTCCCCGATGGACGCGGTCGTGGTCTCCGCCCACACGGCGCGCACGCGCATCCCGGTGGACATCTGCGCGGGGCCGTCCACCTTGACCGCGTGCAGCATGGCGGTGTCGGCGCCGTCGAGGCGGATCAGCGCGAACGCGAACGGCTCGGTCAGCGGGTTGCCGTCCACGGGGTCGGCGACCCACGACCAGGTGACGACCTGGCCGGACCGGCCGACTTCGACGAATTCGTCCAGCGGATCGGCGGTGTCCGGGTCATATTCGACGGGTGGCACATGCACCCGGCCGTCGGAGCCGCGGACGCCGACGATGCGCCGCCGGGCGAGGGCTCCGAGGAAGCGGCCGATCACCGGGCCGACGGAGCGTGTGTAATCGAACTGCAGCTCGATCGGCGCGCTCAGCGGCTCGAGGTCGGGGGTAGGCATTGCCACAACAGGGGTTTGCGTGCTCACATGGTGAAGTAGAACACGTTCTCATTTGTTCGGCAAGGGTTTTTGACATATTGACTGAAACCCGGCGGAGAGGGGATCGAACATGAAGCTCGGCCTGCAACTGGGGTACTGGGGCGCACGGCCGCCGGAGGGCGTCGCCGCGCTGCTCACCGCCGCGGAGGAGTGCGGATTCGATTCCGCTTTCACCGCCGAATCCTGGGGATCGGACGCGCTCACGCCCCTCGCGTGGTGGGGCTCGGATACCAGCCGGCTGCGGCTCGGCACGTCGGTAGCGCAGCTGTCCGCGCGCACGCCCACGGCAGCCGCGATGGCCGCGTTGACGATGGACCACCTCACCGGAGGGCGGTTCATCCTGGGGCTCGGCGTATCCGGGCCGCAAGTGGTCGAGGGGTGGTACGGGCAGCCCTTCGCCAAGCCGCTCGCCCGCACCCGCGAGTACGTCCAGGTGATACGTGACGTCCTCGCCCGGGAGGCGCCGGTGGCCCAGGACGGGCCGCACTACACCCTGCCTTTCGCGGGGGAGGGGGCCACGGGGCTGGGAAAGCCGCTCAAGCCGATCACCCACCCGCTGCGCGCCGACGTGCCGATCTGGCTGGGCGCGGAGGGACCCAAGAACGTCGCGCAGACGGCCGAGATCGCCGACGGCTGGCTGGCCATCTACTACTCGCCGCGCCTGGCGCCGATGTACGACGAGTGGCTGGACGAGGGGTTCGCGCGGCCGGGCGCGCGGCGCAGCCGGGAGGATTTCGAGATCGCGGCGACGTGCCAGATCACCGTCACCGACGATCCGGGCGCGGTGCGTGACGGGGTGCGGCCCACCGTGGCGCTGTATGTGGGCGGCATGGGCGCGCCCGAGCTCAACTTCCACGCGCAGGTCTACCGCCGGATGGGCTACGGCGAGGCGGTCGACGAGGTGACGGACCTGTTCCGGGCCGGGCGCAAGGACGAGGCCGCGGCCGCGGTCCCCGACGAGATGATCGACGAGACGATGATCATCGGCGACGCGCAGCACGTGCGCCGCGAAGTGGCCCGGTGGGAGGCGGCGGGGGTCACGACGATGCTGGTGACCTGCCGCGACGCGGCGCAGGTCCGGAGCATCGCAGAGGTGGTGCTGTAGGGGCGTGGTCGCGGCCGCGGGGCCCTCCCGGCGGCTGGGTAAGGTGGGCCGAAAGCCATCCGCATCGGCGTCAAGGGGCCCGCGCTTGTTGGATTCGATCAACGACTTCATCATCGGTGAGTCAGGCGCGCTTTGGCTCTATCCGCTGCTGTTCGCGGTGTGCATCATCGACGGGTTCTTCCCGCCGATACCGAGCGAAACGGTGCTGGTAACCCTCGGATCGCTGGGCGGGGCCACCGGCGAACCGTACCTGTGGGCGGTGATCCCGGTGGCGGCGCTGGGCGCGGTGATCGGCGACAACATCGCGTACACCATCGGCAAGTTCGTCGGCACCGACCGGTGGGCGTGGATGCGGAAACCGAAGACGGCTGCGGCCTTCGCATGGGCCCGCCACGCCCTGGACGAACGCGGTCCGGTGATCATCGTGACGGCGCGCTTCATTCCCGTGGGACGCATCGCCGTCAACATCACCGCCGGGGCCACCGGCTACCCGCGGCGCGTGTTCTTCCCGCTGACGGTGGTCGCCGGGCTCATCTGGGCCTCGTACTCGGCGCTGATGGGGCACTTCGTGGGCGGCTGGTTCGAGTCGCAGCCGCTGCTGGGGGCCGTCATCTCGATCTGCATCGCCGTGGTGGTGGGGCTCATCGTGGACAAGCTCATGCAGCGGTTCCAGGCGCGCAAGCGCGCAGCAGCCGGCTCAAACGCCGCCGCGAAGTCGGAGGAGCCGACGTCCTGAGGGCGCGTGGGCGTCGTCGCCGCGGCTCCGGCGGCTGAAGCGGTCTGCATCGGGGCGGGACCGGCGGACTCGAGGGCGGGTCGGTGCGTTCAGAGTAGTCCGGACGATCGTCCGGTTCAGATCCGGCGGGTGCGCCAGGCCCAGACGGAGGCCGCGGCGCCCACCGCCGCGGCGACGGGGAGCCACCTTCGCAGGTTCTCCTGGCGCTGCATCTCCTCGAACTGCTCGTTGGACAGGAACTGCGCTCCGGTGGGGCCGGGGGTGAAGGCGTCCCAGAAGAAGCGGGCCGAGCCGCCCAGGTTGTCGATCCACCCGAGCGAGGCCCCCACCCACCCGGCGACGGCGAGGCACAGGATCGCGAAGGCCGGCCAGAACCACGGCAGTCCGCGGGCGCCGAACCGGGCGCGGCGGGGGACGACGGCGGTTGCCGCCGCCGCGATCACCGCGCACGCGGCGAGTATCGACCAGAGCATGGGGGAAGCGTACGGGGGCGGCGCTGTCGGTGATTGGCGCTAGGTTCGCCGTCGTGATCACAGGGCAGCTCAAGAGCAAGATCGAC
This window contains:
- a CDS encoding Zn-ribbon domain-containing OB-fold protein, whose translation is MPTPDLEPLSAPIELQFDYTRSVGPVIGRFLGALARRRIVGVRGSDGRVHVPPVEYDPDTADPLDEFVEVGRSGQVVTWSWVADPVDGNPLTEPFAFALIRLDGADTAMLHAVKVDGPAQMSTGMRVRAVWAETTTASIGDIVHFTPEGGADGGHGEEAAADPEPLAGEALTAFLDQDPLQILVTPFEMTVQHSASVEESSYLRAIAEGRVVGQRCPETGKVYVPPRGASPTHGVPTSEEVEVSDTGTVTTFCIVNVPFIGQKIKPPYVGAYILLDGADIPLLHLVLGCDPAEVRMGMRVRAVWKPREEWIPSTGNIEHFEPSGEPDAPYESYAEHL
- a CDS encoding LLM class F420-dependent oxidoreductase, with amino-acid sequence MKLGLQLGYWGARPPEGVAALLTAAEECGFDSAFTAESWGSDALTPLAWWGSDTSRLRLGTSVAQLSARTPTAAAMAALTMDHLTGGRFILGLGVSGPQVVEGWYGQPFAKPLARTREYVQVIRDVLAREAPVAQDGPHYTLPFAGEGATGLGKPLKPITHPLRADVPIWLGAEGPKNVAQTAEIADGWLAIYYSPRLAPMYDEWLDEGFARPGARRSREDFEIAATCQITVTDDPGAVRDGVRPTVALYVGGMGAPELNFHAQVYRRMGYGEAVDEVTDLFRAGRKDEAAAAVPDEMIDETMIIGDAQHVRREVARWEAAGVTTMLVTCRDAAQVRSIAEVVL
- a CDS encoding DedA family protein, with the translated sequence MLDSINDFIIGESGALWLYPLLFAVCIIDGFFPPIPSETVLVTLGSLGGATGEPYLWAVIPVAALGAVIGDNIAYTIGKFVGTDRWAWMRKPKTAAAFAWARHALDERGPVIIVTARFIPVGRIAVNITAGATGYPRRVFFPLTVVAGLIWASYSALMGHFVGGWFESQPLLGAVISICIAVVVGLIVDKLMQRFQARKRAAAGSNAAAKSEEPTS
- a CDS encoding amino acid permease, which produces MLWSILAACAVIAAAATAVVPRRARFGARGLPWFWPAFAILCLAVAGWVGASLGWIDNLGGSARFFWDAFTPGPTGAQFLSNEQFEEMQRQENLRRWLPVAAAVGAAASVWAWRTRRI